The following proteins are co-located in the Mycolicibacterium goodii genome:
- a CDS encoding nitroreductase/quinone reductase family protein: MAERTRVPRIPTHAETQANPGILDEFNTVVIEEFRATGGKVGGPFADSAVLLLTTTGARSGQRRQTPLEYFTVDDRILIAGTRGGAPQNPAWVHNLRAHPAVHVEIGTDAYGAVAQEITGAERDDLFTRIVQLCPRIDSYPKPARIIPVFELRRARPHS, translated from the coding sequence ATGGCTGAACGAACACGTGTCCCACGGATCCCCACCCATGCAGAGACACAGGCGAATCCGGGCATCCTCGACGAATTCAACACCGTGGTCATCGAGGAGTTCCGCGCCACCGGCGGGAAAGTTGGTGGGCCGTTCGCGGACTCCGCCGTGCTTCTCCTGACCACGACGGGAGCCCGTTCCGGGCAACGACGTCAGACACCCCTGGAGTACTTCACCGTCGACGATCGGATTCTCATCGCCGGCACCCGGGGCGGGGCGCCGCAGAATCCGGCGTGGGTACACAACCTCCGCGCGCACCCAGCGGTACATGTCGAGATCGGCACGGACGCGTACGGCGCTGTGGCACAGGAGATCACCGGCGCCGAACGCGACGATCTGTTCACCCGGATCGTGCAGCTCTGTCCGCGCATCGACAGCTATCCGAAACCGGCGCGGATCATCCCGGTGTTCGAACTTCGGAGAGCTCGCCCGCACTCGTGA
- a CDS encoding helix-turn-helix transcriptional regulator yields MSKTELGAFLQARRAAVPPSAVGIPDTGRRRVPGLRREEVAALVGLSTDYYVRLEQGRAGRPSESVVEAIAAALLLDEPQREHLRRLAQPARRPTRPAPDNVDAATRALLDTLTVPALVMTANTQVIGWNSLACAVFTDFGGRPARERNTAWLLFCDADVATRHRNWEASARDTVGMLRMAAGRNPDDPDLMALVGDLSLRSAAFRHYWNEHHVYEKSTGLTQIRHPEVGDLDLTFIAWRAPAPPNQCLVTYTPEAGSRSAWALERLRRVRDRSARITDAEPYPRDRHHGREKRSSAFGGRP; encoded by the coding sequence ATGAGCAAGACCGAACTCGGGGCTTTCCTGCAGGCCCGCCGGGCGGCCGTTCCGCCGAGCGCCGTCGGGATCCCGGACACGGGTCGGCGCCGGGTACCCGGGTTGCGGCGCGAGGAAGTCGCCGCTCTGGTGGGGTTGTCCACCGATTACTACGTGCGCCTTGAGCAGGGCCGCGCCGGACGGCCGTCCGAATCGGTCGTCGAGGCGATCGCGGCGGCCTTGCTGCTCGACGAACCCCAGCGTGAACATCTGCGTCGTCTGGCTCAACCTGCACGTCGACCGACACGGCCCGCGCCGGACAACGTGGATGCCGCCACCCGCGCCCTGCTCGACACGCTGACGGTGCCCGCGCTGGTGATGACCGCCAACACGCAGGTGATCGGCTGGAACAGCCTGGCCTGTGCGGTGTTCACCGACTTCGGCGGCCGGCCCGCTCGGGAACGCAACACCGCCTGGTTGTTGTTCTGCGACGCCGACGTGGCGACCCGGCACCGCAACTGGGAGGCGTCCGCACGTGACACCGTGGGCATGCTGCGGATGGCGGCGGGCCGCAACCCCGACGATCCCGACCTGATGGCACTCGTCGGTGACCTGTCGCTGCGCAGTGCGGCATTCCGGCACTACTGGAACGAGCACCACGTGTACGAGAAGTCGACCGGGTTGACGCAAATCCGCCATCCGGAGGTCGGCGACCTCGACCTGACCTTCATCGCATGGCGCGCGCCCGCGCCGCCCAACCAGTGCCTCGTCACCTACACACCCGAGGCGGGGTCGCGTTCGGCCTGGGCGCTGGAACGTTTGCGCCGGGTCCGGGACCGCTCTGCCCGTATTACCGATGCAGAACCCTATCCCCGAGATCGACATCACGGTCGTGAGAAGCGCTCATCTGCGTTCGGAGGACGACCATGA
- a CDS encoding oxygenase MpaB family protein: MSVTIPMRHPDRPRPIPAGIRAIATALAIRNPTPQQWQVLGERLTVGDEPMDRLVEWMAATGMEQTRPLFEQALRDGIASVPDAGEPLREFFETYENPPAWVDMEKVRTGQRALRRGGADGMYVARDVSLLGGYQFSGFNKTLLRTGALEKGSNKRFAETMQWAMDVIAEGGLEHLGIGYRSTIRVRLIHSFVRRHVSAMPDWRADQWGLPVNQTDMAATLVGALVAPAVGAAGLGVVLSPSEYSAVAHLTRYVGWLIGVEDRWLPGSFRDSVRVLAHTLSALAEPDESSRQLAAPMVEDPLGWHYDTLPGLRRRLARAQHLSITSAFLGRRTQRALGLPSHALPWYPLLRLPVNLGRSMAALTLPGGLEKADARGRREHQKLLRTMIGEAAEATIGESAAHVGRVA; encoded by the coding sequence ATGAGCGTGACGATTCCGATGCGCCATCCGGACCGTCCGCGGCCGATCCCGGCCGGCATCCGCGCCATCGCGACGGCGCTCGCGATTCGCAACCCGACACCGCAACAGTGGCAGGTGCTCGGAGAACGGCTCACCGTCGGTGACGAACCCATGGACCGCCTGGTCGAGTGGATGGCGGCCACCGGGATGGAGCAGACGCGGCCCCTGTTCGAGCAGGCCCTGCGCGACGGCATCGCCAGTGTCCCCGACGCAGGCGAACCGCTGCGCGAGTTCTTCGAGACCTATGAGAACCCACCTGCCTGGGTGGACATGGAAAAGGTGCGCACGGGGCAGCGTGCCCTGCGCCGCGGTGGTGCCGACGGCATGTATGTCGCCCGCGACGTGTCCCTGTTGGGCGGTTATCAGTTCTCCGGCTTCAACAAGACCCTGCTGCGCACCGGTGCGCTGGAGAAGGGCTCCAACAAGAGGTTCGCCGAGACCATGCAGTGGGCCATGGACGTCATCGCCGAAGGGGGCCTCGAGCACCTCGGGATCGGCTACCGGTCGACCATCCGGGTCCGCCTGATTCACTCCTTCGTGCGCAGGCACGTCTCGGCGATGCCGGACTGGCGCGCCGACCAGTGGGGCCTGCCCGTCAACCAGACCGACATGGCCGCGACGCTCGTCGGCGCCCTCGTGGCACCGGCGGTGGGTGCCGCAGGCCTGGGCGTGGTGCTCTCACCGTCGGAGTACAGCGCCGTCGCGCACCTGACCCGCTACGTCGGATGGCTGATCGGCGTCGAAGACCGTTGGCTGCCAGGGAGTTTCCGCGACAGCGTGCGGGTACTGGCGCACACGCTCTCGGCCCTGGCCGAGCCCGACGAGTCCTCCAGGCAACTGGCCGCGCCCATGGTCGAGGACCCGCTGGGCTGGCACTACGACACCCTGCCCGGGCTGCGCCGCAGACTCGCCCGGGCACAGCACCTGTCGATCACCAGCGCCTTCCTGGGCCGGCGCACACAGCGTGCGCTGGGCCTGCCGTCGCATGCGTTGCCGTGGTATCCGTTGCTGCGGCTGCCGGTGAACCTCGGGCGCAGCATGGCCGCGCTCACCCTGCCGGGCGGGCTGGAGAAGGCAGACGCGCGGGGGCGGCGCGAGCACCAGAAGTTGTTGCGCACCATGATCGGCGAGGCGGCCGAGGCCACCATCGGCGAATCCGCCGCGCACGTGGGCCGGGTCGCCTGA
- a CDS encoding amidohydrolase family protein has translation MSQARIDVHHHVVPPQYRELLAAQTADAGGRATPDWSVDGALRLMDSIGVETAIMSITTPGVEPAEPARRPGVARDLNEFCADVVRSAPDRFGFWATLTLPNVDSAIGEATYALDELHADGVVLLANSEGTYLGDRGFDPLMEELNRRGATVFVHPSRLPGGSIPGINAYFADFLLDTTRAAINMVLNGTLDRYPNLRVILSHAGGFVPFIAERIATCVPIEHPDVSVESILDGLRKFYFDTALSASESALPSLLTFAEPDHIVFGSDFPYATAEIATRFAKNLDAYLDDHQDVDGAAVNRDNALKLLPRLAVGAG, from the coding sequence ATGAGCCAGGCGCGCATTGACGTCCACCATCACGTGGTCCCGCCGCAGTACCGCGAACTGCTCGCCGCACAGACCGCCGACGCGGGTGGCCGGGCCACTCCGGACTGGAGCGTCGACGGTGCCCTGCGCCTCATGGACTCGATCGGCGTCGAGACCGCGATCATGTCCATCACGACACCGGGCGTGGAGCCCGCGGAGCCGGCGCGGCGTCCCGGCGTGGCGCGCGACCTCAACGAGTTCTGCGCCGATGTGGTGCGGTCCGCCCCGGACCGGTTCGGATTCTGGGCCACCCTGACCCTGCCCAACGTCGACAGCGCGATCGGGGAGGCGACCTACGCCCTCGACGAACTGCACGCCGACGGCGTCGTCCTGCTCGCGAACTCGGAGGGGACCTACCTCGGTGACCGCGGGTTCGACCCGCTGATGGAAGAGCTGAACCGCCGCGGTGCCACCGTCTTCGTGCACCCCTCGCGCCTGCCCGGTGGCTCGATCCCCGGCATCAATGCGTACTTCGCCGATTTCCTGCTCGACACCACGCGCGCGGCGATCAACATGGTTCTCAACGGCACACTGGACCGGTACCCCAACCTCCGTGTGATCCTCTCGCACGCAGGAGGATTCGTTCCTTTCATTGCCGAACGCATCGCGACCTGCGTCCCGATCGAGCATCCTGACGTCAGCGTGGAGTCGATCCTCGACGGGTTGCGGAAGTTCTACTTCGACACCGCGCTGTCGGCGTCGGAATCCGCGCTGCCGTCGCTGCTGACGTTCGCGGAGCCCGACCACATCGTGTTCGGCAGCGACTTCCCGTACGCGACCGCCGAGATCGCGACGCGCTTCGCAAAGAACCTCGACGCCTACCTCGACGATCACCAGGACGTCGACGGCGCGGCGGTCAACCGTGACAACGCTTTGAAGCTGCTCCCTCGGCTGGCGGTGGGCGCTGGATGA
- a CDS encoding MarR family winged helix-turn-helix transcriptional regulator, translated as MTGSEATAGAGVEELAEAADRLFLSMRRARGNPTATGGLSLAQLSLLDPLLVAESLPVSELASAAGVSAPNATRMIQQLETKGFVLRERSAADERKVLVRLTDTGARLLTRLRANRRATQSKALAAFTEEERIQLARQLQRLADIIDAGVGPRGN; from the coding sequence ATGACGGGAAGCGAGGCGACCGCCGGTGCCGGCGTGGAGGAGCTGGCCGAGGCGGCTGACCGGCTGTTCCTCTCCATGCGGCGGGCGCGCGGCAACCCGACGGCCACCGGCGGGCTTTCACTTGCGCAGCTGTCGCTCCTGGATCCGCTGCTGGTGGCGGAGTCCCTACCGGTCAGCGAGCTCGCGTCCGCAGCCGGTGTCAGCGCGCCCAACGCAACGCGCATGATCCAGCAGCTCGAGACCAAGGGCTTCGTGCTCCGCGAGCGCTCCGCAGCCGACGAACGCAAGGTCCTGGTGCGGTTGACCGATACCGGGGCGCGACTGCTCACGCGTCTGCGCGCCAACCGACGGGCCACGCAGTCCAAGGCGCTTGCCGCCTTCACCGAAGAAGAGCGCATCCAGCTGGCCCGGCAGCTCCAGCGACTCGCCGACATCATCGACGCGGGCGTCGGCCCCAGAGGCAACTGA
- a CDS encoding DUF1906 domain-containing protein, whose product MSRRDALRYTAAASVLAGLGAGVAAAPASAAAPQLIDFAAAQIPAEHIKAAGYAGVINYVSTSRPGSSFGAKPITRPYAESLTKAGLVIVSNYQYGKPGGTAPSDFTRGAAGGVADAKTAWQLHTAAGGAKNAPIYFSVDEDIDRQTWNDVALPWFRGINSVIGVMRTGVYGGISVCQWAIEDGVIGRSRTPGKAWAWQTRSWSNGKVHPAAVLYQHTIDTASNPGPLVGGIRVDVNDALAQDIGQWNFHT is encoded by the coding sequence ATTTCTCGGCGCGACGCGCTGCGCTACACGGCCGCCGCCTCGGTGCTGGCGGGTCTTGGCGCGGGCGTGGCGGCTGCCCCCGCATCGGCCGCGGCACCCCAACTGATCGACTTCGCCGCGGCCCAGATCCCCGCCGAGCACATCAAGGCCGCGGGCTACGCCGGCGTCATCAACTACGTGTCCACCTCACGGCCCGGTTCGTCCTTCGGCGCCAAGCCGATTACGCGTCCCTATGCCGAATCACTGACCAAGGCCGGCCTGGTGATCGTCAGCAACTACCAGTACGGCAAGCCCGGCGGGACCGCGCCGTCGGACTTCACCCGCGGCGCCGCAGGCGGTGTCGCCGACGCGAAGACCGCATGGCAACTGCACACCGCGGCAGGCGGCGCCAAGAACGCGCCCATCTACTTCTCCGTCGACGAGGACATCGACAGGCAGACCTGGAATGACGTTGCGCTGCCATGGTTCCGGGGCATCAACTCGGTGATCGGCGTCATGCGCACCGGCGTGTACGGCGGAATCAGCGTGTGCCAGTGGGCCATCGAAGACGGAGTGATCGGCCGGTCACGCACACCCGGCAAGGCATGGGCGTGGCAGACCCGCTCGTGGTCGAACGGCAAGGTCCACCCCGCGGCGGTGCTCTACCAGCACACCATCGACACGGCATCGAATCCGGGACCGCTCGTCGGTGGCATCCGCGTCGACGTCAACGATGCCCTGGCGCAGGACATCGGCCAGTGGAATTTCCACACCTGA
- the sigJ gene encoding RNA polymerase sigma factor SigJ, with protein MTIQFGDHAERFTLLRPLLFTIAYEILGSVTESDDVLQDSYLRWAQVDLAAVRDTKSYLAQLVTRQALKAQRASARRREAYVGPWLPEPLLLDDRDASADVVLAESVSMAMLVVLETLTPDERAVFVLHDVFGFEYSEISEAVGKSSAAVRQIAHRAREHVHARRRRFDPVDSGQAAEITQQFLTAATTGDMSGLVALLAPDVVTIADGGGAPGAARRPVVGAERVAGAIIKGMRPGLRFEIVTANGAPAIAVRADDHLVALVTLEISAGRITRLYAIANPEKLAAVDAPRAVTR; from the coding sequence ATGACGATTCAATTCGGTGATCACGCAGAGCGATTCACGTTGTTGCGGCCGCTGCTGTTCACGATCGCCTATGAGATCCTCGGCTCCGTCACCGAATCCGACGATGTGCTCCAAGACAGTTACCTGCGTTGGGCCCAGGTCGATCTTGCGGCGGTGCGCGACACGAAATCGTATCTGGCGCAGTTGGTGACGCGGCAGGCGCTCAAGGCGCAGCGTGCGAGCGCGCGGCGACGCGAGGCCTATGTCGGCCCGTGGCTGCCCGAACCGCTGCTGCTCGACGACCGGGACGCCTCAGCCGACGTGGTGCTCGCGGAGTCGGTGTCGATGGCCATGCTGGTGGTGCTCGAAACCCTCACACCCGACGAACGTGCGGTTTTCGTGCTGCACGACGTGTTCGGATTCGAGTACTCCGAGATCTCCGAGGCGGTCGGCAAGTCCTCCGCGGCGGTGCGCCAGATCGCGCACCGCGCACGCGAACATGTGCACGCGCGGCGCAGACGGTTCGACCCCGTCGATTCCGGGCAGGCCGCCGAGATCACACAGCAGTTCCTGACCGCGGCGACAACGGGCGACATGTCCGGCCTGGTGGCCCTGTTGGCGCCGGATGTCGTCACGATCGCCGACGGTGGCGGCGCGCCGGGTGCCGCACGCCGACCGGTGGTGGGTGCCGAGAGGGTGGCAGGCGCGATCATCAAGGGCATGCGCCCCGGCCTGCGTTTCGAGATCGTCACCGCCAACGGCGCTCCCGCCATCGCGGTGCGCGCCGACGATCACCTGGTCGCGCTGGTGACCCTGGAGATCAGCGCGGGCAGGATCACCCGCCTCTACGCCATCGCCAATCCGGAGAAGCTCGCCGCGGTCGACGCCCCGCGCGCCGTCACCCGTTGA
- a CDS encoding NAD(P)/FAD-dependent oxidoreductase, whose translation MTEHKTHSVVVIGGGYAGTLTANRLQQNPDVEITLINPRPRFVQRLRLHQAAAGSHDATAEYQALLGPGVRLLVDQADRIDTANRRIQLTSGGSVEYDYVVYAVGSTAAVPESVGGAAEFAHTMAEYESAQRLHEAVNRLSPHAWITVVGGGFTGIEMAAELAMQKRTVSLIAGGQLGPTLGDPARRAVAKWMTDNGVGVLEEAMVTAVGPDAVVLSDGMVWRSDLTIWAGGFGVPDLAARSGLRTDTLGRLITDETLTSIDDDRVLAAGDAAAPSGRALRMACYTAGPMGATAADTILSRIAGTPPKAFSLGYVGSCLGLGRHAAVMQFTRRDDTPLDFHLRGRIAGSLKEGVLKGILWSLRREGRRPGAASWLKSGATVTSPGLADAKGSGHDDSIR comes from the coding sequence ATGACTGAACACAAGACCCACAGCGTTGTCGTCATCGGCGGGGGATATGCCGGCACTTTGACCGCCAACCGTCTGCAGCAGAACCCCGACGTCGAGATCACGCTCATCAACCCGCGACCCCGGTTCGTGCAACGCCTGCGCCTGCACCAGGCCGCCGCGGGCTCCCACGACGCCACCGCGGAGTATCAGGCGTTGCTGGGGCCCGGCGTGCGCCTGCTCGTCGACCAGGCCGACCGCATCGACACGGCAAACCGCCGGATCCAGTTGACCTCCGGCGGATCGGTGGAATACGACTACGTCGTCTACGCCGTGGGCAGCACCGCAGCCGTCCCTGAATCTGTCGGAGGCGCAGCAGAATTCGCCCACACGATGGCCGAGTACGAGTCCGCCCAGCGGCTGCACGAGGCGGTGAATCGTCTCAGTCCCCACGCCTGGATCACGGTGGTCGGCGGTGGATTCACCGGGATCGAGATGGCCGCCGAACTGGCCATGCAGAAACGCACCGTCAGCTTGATCGCGGGTGGGCAGTTGGGACCCACGCTCGGGGACCCGGCTCGGCGGGCTGTGGCCAAGTGGATGACCGACAATGGGGTGGGGGTGCTGGAAGAAGCGATGGTGACGGCAGTCGGCCCCGACGCGGTGGTGCTCAGCGACGGCATGGTGTGGCGCAGTGATCTGACCATCTGGGCGGGCGGATTCGGGGTTCCCGATCTGGCGGCCCGCAGCGGTCTGCGCACCGACACACTCGGCCGGTTGATCACCGACGAGACGCTCACCAGCATCGACGACGATCGTGTTCTCGCCGCAGGCGACGCAGCGGCGCCGTCGGGCCGCGCCTTGCGCATGGCCTGCTACACGGCGGGACCCATGGGTGCCACGGCCGCCGACACCATCCTCAGCCGCATCGCGGGCACCCCGCCAAAGGCGTTCTCCCTGGGGTATGTGGGCTCCTGCCTCGGGCTCGGCAGGCACGCGGCGGTCATGCAGTTCACGCGCAGAGACGACACGCCACTCGACTTCCACCTCCGCGGCCGCATCGCCGGGTCGTTGAAAGAGGGTGTCCTCAAGGGCATCCTGTGGAGTCTGCGCCGCGAAGGCAGGAGGCCCGGTGCGGCGTCGTGGCTCAAGAGCGGTGCGACTGTGACGTCACCCGGTCTGGCCGACGCGAAGGGGTCCGGTCATGACGATTCAATTCGGTGA
- a CDS encoding 1-phosphofructokinase family hexose kinase, protein MTNTNTRGRAGDGDTAEPDTVVIFAPMPVLTVTVEDRSGEDDIHVHAGGQGVWQSRMVSSLGVPTVLCSALGGETGSVLGHLLPTTDVTVRSVPVSSRNGAYVHDRRKGDREVVAESPGSALDRHELDSLYELTLTEGLTHGRVLLSGPQDDRVLPADLYRRLSTDLGANGCKVAADLAGERLEAVLAGHPDLIKVSHEELLDDGRAKSDDAEDLVAAMRTLRDEGGAGTIVVSRAGAAPALALFDDDDLGAAAIVEVVMPKLEPADPAGAGDSMTAGMVAALARGRSLRQALQIGAACGALNVVRHGLGTGGARAVDTLADRVELRPWK, encoded by the coding sequence ATGACGAACACGAACACGCGCGGAAGAGCAGGCGACGGCGACACCGCCGAGCCCGATACCGTGGTGATCTTCGCGCCGATGCCCGTGCTCACCGTGACCGTCGAAGACCGGTCCGGCGAGGACGACATCCACGTGCATGCGGGCGGACAGGGGGTGTGGCAGTCCCGCATGGTGTCCTCGCTGGGTGTGCCGACGGTGTTGTGCTCAGCGCTGGGCGGCGAGACCGGGTCCGTGCTCGGCCATCTGCTGCCCACCACCGATGTCACGGTTCGATCCGTCCCGGTCAGTTCACGAAACGGCGCCTACGTCCACGACCGTCGCAAGGGAGACCGGGAGGTCGTCGCGGAGAGTCCCGGCAGCGCACTGGACCGCCACGAACTCGATTCCCTCTACGAACTCACGCTGACCGAGGGCCTCACCCACGGGCGTGTCCTTCTGTCCGGGCCGCAGGACGACCGGGTGCTTCCGGCCGATCTGTACCGGCGCCTGTCCACCGACCTCGGCGCCAACGGGTGCAAGGTTGCAGCCGACCTCGCCGGCGAACGACTCGAGGCGGTCCTCGCCGGCCACCCGGACCTGATCAAGGTGAGCCACGAGGAACTGCTCGACGACGGCCGGGCCAAATCGGACGACGCCGAGGACCTTGTCGCGGCCATGCGGACGCTGCGCGACGAGGGCGGCGCGGGCACGATCGTCGTCTCGCGGGCCGGGGCCGCGCCCGCCCTGGCGCTGTTCGACGACGACGACCTCGGTGCGGCCGCCATCGTGGAGGTCGTGATGCCCAAGCTCGAGCCGGCCGACCCGGCAGGCGCCGGTGACTCGATGACCGCGGGCATGGTCGCCGCGCTGGCTCGCGGCCGTTCGCTGCGTCAGGCGCTGCAGATCGGGGCGGCGTGCGGGGCGCTCAACGTCGTGCGGCACGGGTTGGGCACCGGTGGTGCGCGGGCCGTCGACACGCTCGCCGACCGGGTCGAGTTGCGGCCCTGGAAATAG
- the surE gene encoding 5'/3'-nucleotidase SurE, translating to MPRALVTNDDGIDSAGLHQLALAARDYGLDVIVAAPAEQASGASAALSAVRHEGRTIVERREVPGLDGIEVWAVHAQPGHIVAAALNGWFTPRPDLVLSGINHGANVGRAVLHSGTVGAALTAKISDTRALAVSLDVALHPTGVRHWESAAGLLAPVLELLFEAPEPTVLSLNVPDVPPEELKPIRHARLARGGAVQTRVDDVSDGGVRLAEVEISEEFEPGTDAALLAAGHPTLTELRSIEAHDGELVPNWLEARVGG from the coding sequence GTGCCACGCGCATTGGTGACCAACGACGACGGCATCGACTCGGCCGGCCTGCACCAACTGGCCCTCGCCGCACGTGACTACGGGCTCGACGTGATCGTGGCGGCACCCGCCGAGCAGGCCAGCGGTGCGAGTGCGGCACTCAGTGCGGTCCGCCATGAAGGACGCACCATCGTCGAGCGCCGCGAAGTCCCCGGGCTCGACGGGATCGAGGTCTGGGCGGTGCACGCACAACCCGGTCACATCGTCGCGGCGGCGTTGAACGGCTGGTTCACGCCGCGGCCCGACCTGGTGCTGTCCGGGATCAATCACGGTGCCAACGTCGGACGGGCCGTTCTGCACTCGGGCACCGTCGGCGCGGCGCTCACCGCGAAGATCAGCGACACCCGGGCGTTGGCGGTCTCATTGGATGTCGCCTTGCACCCGACCGGCGTGCGGCACTGGGAATCCGCGGCCGGTCTGCTGGCGCCGGTACTGGAGTTGTTGTTCGAGGCGCCCGAGCCGACCGTCCTGTCCCTCAACGTCCCCGACGTGCCGCCGGAGGAGTTGAAACCGATTCGGCACGCTCGGCTGGCGCGTGGCGGCGCGGTGCAGACCCGCGTCGACGACGTCTCCGACGGCGGAGTGCGACTCGCCGAGGTCGAGATCTCGGAGGAGTTCGAACCGGGCACCGACGCCGCGCTGCTGGCTGCCGGTCACCCGACGCTCACGGAATTGCGGTCCATCGAAGCGCACGACGGTGAGCTGGTGCCGAACTGGCTGGAGGCTCGGGTCGGTGGTTGA
- a CDS encoding glycoside hydrolase: MTGVRRTARRAVCGVVATLLVLAFTVGAVQADPAADALAKLQELSQQAVKAREAVTAAQRDADARQAEQAAADERHRVDQEALAAANEQLAPHQAAADRLAAMTYMSGRTGQMAAVLTATSPQQLIDQLALDRTVAAELADQMKAYQEARDRAVAAAQASEKSAADARAKAEQADAVRADLQAKWKELLAQISAAEAQYAALTPQQQAVIDNTPPAAPVDPAIVAMPGPAPGEEPAARNLLAIPGDIPEALPVGVANETGLQPNTVYVARAISMRYPQIAEIGGVRPDSKPWHPSGLAIDVMIPNPTSPEGIALGNEIRDFALSNAARFGLQDVIWRGTYYTPAGPQASGYGHFDHVHVTTTPRR; encoded by the coding sequence ATGACCGGGGTGCGCCGAACAGCTCGGCGAGCGGTGTGCGGAGTTGTTGCCACCTTGTTGGTGCTGGCGTTCACGGTCGGCGCCGTGCAGGCGGACCCCGCGGCGGATGCGTTGGCCAAACTCCAGGAGTTGTCCCAACAGGCCGTGAAAGCCCGCGAAGCCGTCACAGCCGCCCAACGTGATGCCGACGCCAGACAGGCCGAGCAGGCCGCGGCCGACGAGCGCCACCGCGTCGATCAGGAAGCCCTCGCGGCCGCCAACGAACAGCTTGCGCCGCATCAGGCCGCGGCCGATCGTCTGGCGGCGATGACCTACATGAGTGGGCGCACCGGCCAGATGGCGGCGGTACTGACCGCCACCTCGCCCCAACAGCTGATCGACCAGCTGGCGTTGGATCGGACCGTCGCCGCTGAGCTCGCGGACCAGATGAAGGCCTACCAAGAAGCACGCGATCGCGCGGTCGCCGCCGCCCAGGCGTCGGAGAAGTCGGCGGCCGATGCCCGCGCCAAGGCCGAGCAGGCCGACGCGGTGCGCGCCGACCTGCAGGCCAAGTGGAAGGAACTGCTGGCGCAGATCTCCGCCGCCGAGGCGCAATATGCGGCCTTGACACCGCAGCAGCAGGCGGTCATCGACAACACGCCGCCGGCGGCGCCGGTCGATCCGGCGATCGTTGCGATGCCCGGCCCGGCTCCCGGCGAGGAACCGGCTGCCCGCAACCTCCTTGCGATCCCCGGCGACATCCCGGAGGCGCTGCCGGTCGGCGTCGCGAACGAGACCGGCCTGCAGCCCAACACCGTCTACGTGGCGCGGGCGATCAGCATGCGGTACCCGCAGATCGCCGAGATCGGCGGTGTGCGGCCGGACTCCAAGCCGTGGCATCCCAGCGGCCTGGCGATCGACGTGATGATCCCCAACCCCACGAGCCCCGAGGGCATCGCACTCGGCAACGAGATCCGCGATTTCGCATTGAGCAATGCGGCCCGGTTCGGGCTGCAGGACGTGATCTGGCGCGGAACGTATTACACGCCCGCCGGTCCGCAGGCGTCCGGTTACGGTCACTTCGACCACGTGCACGTCACCACGACACCGCGGCGTTGA